The following are encoded together in the Streptomyces sp. NBC_00341 genome:
- a CDS encoding ferredoxin — MSRDEKAPAAHAEVPQTALRVVVDPARCTGSGICLATAPRHFEPAEGHRSRARPDAPVADESAADAVALCPVEAIGFLTSGPPAPAPAPPGR, encoded by the coding sequence GTGTCCCGTGACGAGAAGGCCCCTGCGGCTCACGCGGAGGTCCCACAGACGGCTCTCCGGGTCGTCGTCGACCCGGCCCGCTGCACCGGATCCGGCATCTGCCTCGCCACCGCGCCGAGGCACTTCGAACCCGCCGAGGGCCACCGCTCCCGCGCGAGGCCCGACGCCCCGGTCGCGGACGAGTCGGCCGCCGACGCGGTCGCCCTGTGCCCGGTGGAGGCGATCGGCTTCCTCACCTCAGGGCCGCCCGCACCAGCCCCGGCGCCACCCGGCCGCTGA
- a CDS encoding aldo/keto reductase: protein MQTLTLNIATGAWSPLAQGGTLLDEPTLRHIAQQHGKTPAQVVIRRHLQLGHVVTPRSMNPARITENIAVFDFRLSHEEMRAIDALDNGGRIGPDPDTFNRRS, encoded by the coding sequence ATGCAGACCCTGACCCTCAACATCGCGACCGGCGCGTGGAGCCCGCTGGCGCAGGGCGGAACACTCCTCGACGAGCCCACGCTGAGACACATCGCCCAGCAGCACGGGAAGACGCCCGCCCAGGTCGTCATCCGCCGGCACCTCCAGCTCGGCCATGTGGTGACACCCCGGTCCATGAATCCTGCCCGGATCACCGAGAACATCGCGGTCTTCGACTTCCGGCTCAGCCACGAAGAGATGCGCGCGATCGACGCCCTCGACAACGGCGGCCGCATCGGCCCCGACCCGGACACGTTCAACCGGCGCAGCTGA
- a CDS encoding FtsX-like permease family protein, translating to MWRTVRAQIGFRSGRAVALLVALVVAVTSFTVLTATSGRQRLEVRGTVAANSRGAYDLLVRPPGARSRLETQQKLVSATALSDLQGGIGEEQWQRILKVPGVQAAAPVAVVGYMPSAVHLPVDVSKFVRPGGKAQLWRLKPELISERGLTTVPAESSYLYVTPQRLDHPKSGQGGSGKGAELSGQIDLVGADGERRQVCSVATGNDPKTNRAEGLVPTCGSTHSRNNVNQPGAASPKATGTGIDPPAGIGYVTWRFPYLVAAVDPVQEARLVGLDKAVLEGSYFAPDQKTAVVERDGSRFADIPVLLADRSPVEEKLRVEVEELSPEAAGHISSGENSGTLARSLPGAPALRSHSVEFTSDAAYEAMSRGLGQEDPSPGEPFAWSNLSYFLSASPVTYGPSGGQLAARSVQQGPMPEPDLGEGELGDGSDLGDTAVRSLDQHVSHMYVGSNTTDEPMPLIKPIGRFDPDRLTAGQSHLGAVPLETFFPPQAEGADAASKAALKGKSLLPNGNVAGLLSVAPSMITTLSSLPLFHDPGQFSGINRQGGVNAAKPISVIRVRLDGALGTDALSRERVRLAAEQIRTRTGLDVDITMGSSPTAVDVVNPAGEFGRPALTLRQMWSRKGVATAIADAVDRKSFILFLLVLAVCALFVTGATSAAVRSRRTELGVLACVGWPARKLFALILAEVVTIGAVAGLAGALLAVPAGALAGVEVRWARALLAIPAAVGLAALASLWPALQSARSHPGEAIRPSVSARAHRTKVTGVSSLAWANVRRVPGRTALGAMALAGGVAALVILIGIGAAFEGEVAGSLLGNAVTVQVRTTDYVAAAITAFLGAASVADVIYTNIHDRAAEYALLRATGWPDSSLTRLVLSEAALTATAGAVLGAGLALCACSALTGGYSPVLGRVAAAVAGAAVLTTVACAALPARTLRTGSTAQTLAEEE from the coding sequence GTGTGGCGCACGGTCAGGGCACAGATCGGATTCCGGTCCGGGCGGGCGGTGGCACTGCTCGTCGCACTGGTTGTGGCAGTCACCTCCTTCACCGTGCTGACCGCGACCTCGGGCCGTCAGCGCCTTGAGGTCCGGGGCACGGTGGCAGCCAACTCCCGTGGCGCGTACGACCTGTTGGTGCGGCCACCCGGAGCGCGGTCCCGGCTCGAAACACAGCAGAAGCTGGTTTCGGCCACGGCGCTGAGCGACCTCCAGGGAGGCATCGGCGAGGAGCAGTGGCAGCGGATCCTGAAGGTTCCCGGGGTTCAGGCAGCGGCGCCCGTCGCCGTCGTCGGCTACATGCCGTCGGCCGTCCATCTGCCGGTCGACGTATCGAAGTTCGTCCGGCCGGGCGGGAAGGCCCAGCTCTGGCGTCTGAAGCCGGAGCTCATCTCCGAGCGGGGCCTCACGACGGTCCCGGCCGAGAGCTCGTACCTCTACGTGACGCCGCAGCGGCTCGATCACCCGAAGAGCGGACAGGGCGGAAGCGGGAAGGGCGCGGAGCTGAGCGGGCAGATCGATCTGGTCGGCGCGGACGGGGAACGGCGACAGGTCTGCAGCGTGGCGACGGGGAACGACCCGAAGACCAATCGGGCCGAGGGCCTGGTTCCGACCTGCGGGTCCACCCACTCGCGCAACAACGTCAACCAGCCCGGCGCGGCCAGTCCGAAGGCCACCGGGACGGGCATCGACCCCCCGGCCGGCATCGGCTACGTCACGTGGCGCTTCCCGTATCTGGTGGCGGCGGTGGATCCGGTCCAGGAGGCGCGCCTGGTGGGCCTGGACAAGGCGGTCCTGGAGGGCTCGTACTTCGCACCGGACCAGAAGACGGCGGTCGTCGAGCGCGACGGTTCGCGGTTCGCGGACATCCCGGTGCTGCTGGCCGACCGGTCCCCGGTCGAGGAGAAGCTGCGTGTCGAGGTCGAGGAACTCTCCCCCGAGGCGGCCGGACACATCTCCTCGGGAGAGAACTCGGGCACCCTGGCCCGGTCGCTGCCCGGCGCTCCCGCCCTGCGCAGCCACAGCGTGGAGTTCACCTCCGACGCCGCGTACGAGGCCATGAGCCGCGGTCTCGGCCAGGAGGACCCGTCGCCGGGAGAACCGTTCGCGTGGAGCAACCTGAGCTACTTCCTCAGCGCCTCCCCGGTCACATACGGTCCGTCCGGCGGTCAGTTGGCCGCCCGCTCCGTCCAACAGGGCCCCATGCCGGAACCGGACCTGGGGGAAGGCGAGCTGGGCGACGGATCCGATCTCGGGGACACGGCCGTGCGGTCGCTGGACCAGCATGTCTCACACATGTACGTGGGCAGCAACACCACCGATGAGCCCATGCCCCTGATCAAGCCGATCGGCCGTTTCGATCCCGACAGGCTCACGGCCGGGCAGAGCCACCTCGGTGCGGTGCCGCTGGAGACGTTCTTCCCTCCGCAGGCCGAAGGCGCCGACGCGGCCTCCAAGGCGGCGCTCAAGGGCAAGTCGCTGCTGCCCAACGGCAACGTCGCGGGTCTCCTGTCGGTCGCCCCCTCCATGATCACCACGCTCTCCTCCCTGCCGCTCTTCCACGACCCCGGGCAGTTCAGCGGGATCAACCGCCAGGGGGGTGTCAACGCCGCCAAGCCGATCAGCGTGATCCGCGTCAGGCTCGACGGCGCCCTCGGCACCGATGCCCTCTCCCGCGAACGGGTACGGCTGGCCGCGGAACAGATCCGGACCCGCACCGGGCTGGACGTGGACATCACCATGGGCTCCTCGCCGACCGCCGTCGACGTCGTCAACCCGGCAGGCGAGTTCGGACGCCCTGCGCTGACCCTTCGCCAGATGTGGTCCCGCAAGGGGGTGGCCACCGCGATCGCCGACGCGGTGGACCGCAAGTCCTTCATCCTGTTCCTGCTGGTCCTCGCGGTATGCGCGCTGTTCGTCACGGGGGCCACGTCCGCGGCGGTGCGGTCACGCCGCACCGAGCTGGGGGTGCTCGCCTGTGTGGGCTGGCCGGCCCGAAAGCTGTTCGCGCTGATCCTGGCCGAGGTGGTCACGATCGGCGCGGTCGCCGGGCTGGCCGGAGCCCTGCTGGCCGTTCCGGCGGGGGCCCTGGCAGGGGTGGAGGTGCGGTGGGCGCGGGCGCTCCTCGCGATTCCGGCGGCGGTGGGACTGGCCGCTCTGGCCTCGCTGTGGCCGGCCCTGCAGTCCGCGCGCTCCCACCCCGGTGAGGCGATACGCCCCTCGGTGAGCGCGCGCGCCCACCGTACGAAGGTCACCGGCGTCTCGAGCCTCGCCTGGGCCAACGTACGCCGGGTACCCGGGCGGACGGCGCTCGGCGCGATGGCGCTGGCCGGCGGGGTGGCGGCGCTGGTGATCCTGATCGGGATCGGCGCCGCGTTCGAGGGGGAAGTCGCCGGCTCCCTGCTCGGGAACGCCGTCACGGTCCAGGTGCGCACGACCGACTACGTCGCCGCCGCGATCACGGCCTTCCTCGGCGCCGCGAGCGTGGCCGACGTCATCTATACCAACATCCATGATCGCGCGGCCGAGTACGCCCTGCTGCGGGCCACCGGCTGGCCGGACAGCTCCCTCACCCGGCTGGTGCTCAGCGAGGCGGCTCTCACAGCCACCGCCGGGGCGGTGCTCGGCGCCGGACTCGCGCTCTGCGCCTGCTCGGCGCTCACCGGCGGGTACAGCCCGGTACTCGGACGGGTCGCCGCAGCCGTGGCCGGTGCGGCGGTCCTGACCACCGTCGCCTGTGCGGCGCTGCCCGCGCGAACACTCCGCACGGGTTCGACAGCGCAGACGCTGGCGGAGGAGGAGTGA
- a CDS encoding ABC transporter ATP-binding protein, with protein MRFRIPKTRTTPPAATSAPGAVITAESVVKVFGSGTADPVTAVDRVSLTLEAGSSVALIGPSGSGKSTLLHLLGAIEAADGGSITVGGTEITASGRAELTRYRAGIGFVFQRFHLLPALTARDNVVAPVLPYRSRASALGRAGELLAAVGLAGREDRLPSQLSGGQQQRVAIARALINQPALLLADEPTGNLDSATGTEIIELLLRLNTEQGTTLVLATHDMSIAARCGRVVSMRDGRVLEDRLTTPAPEHQSEHPAGPASSGSRNTASPF; from the coding sequence GTGAGATTCCGCATCCCGAAGACCCGGACCACTCCCCCGGCAGCCACGAGCGCCCCGGGAGCCGTGATCACCGCCGAGTCCGTCGTGAAGGTATTCGGATCCGGCACGGCCGACCCGGTCACCGCCGTCGATCGCGTCTCGCTCACCCTGGAGGCGGGCAGCAGTGTGGCGCTCATCGGTCCGAGCGGGTCGGGCAAGTCAACGCTCCTGCACCTGCTCGGCGCGATCGAAGCCGCCGATGGCGGGAGCATCACGGTCGGCGGTACCGAGATCACGGCATCCGGACGGGCCGAACTCACCCGCTACAGGGCCGGCATCGGCTTCGTCTTCCAGCGCTTCCACCTCCTGCCCGCGCTCACTGCCCGGGACAACGTGGTCGCCCCCGTACTGCCCTACCGCAGCCGCGCGTCCGCACTGGGAAGGGCCGGCGAACTCCTCGCCGCCGTCGGCCTCGCAGGCCGTGAGGACCGGCTGCCGTCACAGCTCTCGGGCGGCCAGCAGCAACGCGTGGCCATCGCCCGCGCCCTGATCAACCAGCCGGCCCTGCTGCTGGCCGACGAACCCACCGGCAACCTCGACTCCGCCACGGGCACGGAGATCATCGAGCTGCTCCTGCGCCTCAACACCGAACAGGGCACCACCCTGGTCCTGGCCACCCACGACATGAGCATCGCCGCGCGCTGCGGGCGCGTCGTGAGCATGCGGGACGGCCGAGTCCTGGAGGACCGCCTCACCACACCTGCGCCGGAACATCAGTCCGAACACCCGGCAGGGCCGGCCTCGTCAGGTTCGAGGAATACCGCGTCGCCCTTTTGA
- a CDS encoding FGGY family carbohydrate kinase, whose product MGIVAGLDSSSAFTHIVVCDTDTGAVLRQGYAAHPVEAKATEVDPQAWLLSLGEAATGGLLEGVQAIGVSAQQHGLVPLDRQGNLVRPALLGNDKRAQVAAADLVDGLGGRQAWAEAVGAVPQAAQPVSKLRWLARTEPEMAQRVAAVLQPHDWLVWQLLGRPARRTTDRGAASGTGYWSAGSESYRPDLVELALGRQAALPEVLGPCEAAGTTPEGLLISAGTGETMAAAFGLGVGVGDAVVSLGASGSVMAVHHEALADPTGMITSFADATGMHLPVVHTSNAVRALRGTAEMLDVEGLEELSALALKSTPGASGLVLLPYLEGERTPHLPHTAGTLSGLRRESMKPEHLARAAFEGMLCSLADALNVLRDRGVEVRRVFLLGAAAELPAVRALAPMLLGTQVVVPEPAQYAALGAARQAAWALGVSQGTLDPRTPPVWQDAAAQVLDPGEELPVGKAVRQQYVATRDQIHPGAFDAAH is encoded by the coding sequence ATGGGCATAGTCGCCGGCTTGGACAGTTCTTCCGCCTTCACGCACATCGTGGTCTGCGATACGGACACGGGTGCCGTACTGCGCCAGGGGTACGCCGCACACCCCGTGGAGGCGAAGGCCACCGAGGTCGACCCGCAGGCGTGGCTGCTCTCACTCGGTGAGGCGGCCACCGGCGGGCTGCTCGAAGGTGTGCAGGCCATCGGCGTGTCCGCGCAGCAGCACGGGCTCGTCCCGCTGGACCGGCAGGGCAATCTCGTACGTCCCGCGCTGCTCGGCAACGACAAGCGGGCGCAGGTCGCCGCGGCCGATCTGGTCGACGGGCTGGGCGGGCGGCAGGCCTGGGCCGAGGCGGTCGGGGCGGTGCCGCAGGCCGCGCAGCCGGTGTCGAAGCTGCGCTGGCTGGCGCGGACCGAGCCGGAGATGGCGCAGCGGGTCGCCGCCGTGCTCCAGCCGCACGACTGGCTGGTCTGGCAGTTGCTGGGCCGCCCGGCGCGGCGGACCACCGACCGGGGCGCGGCTTCCGGGACCGGTTACTGGTCGGCGGGCAGTGAGTCCTACCGGCCGGATCTGGTCGAGCTGGCGCTCGGCCGGCAGGCGGCGCTGCCAGAGGTGCTCGGGCCGTGCGAAGCGGCCGGGACGACGCCGGAGGGGCTGCTGATCTCGGCGGGTACCGGCGAGACGATGGCGGCGGCGTTCGGGCTGGGGGTCGGGGTCGGTGACGCCGTCGTGTCGCTGGGGGCCTCCGGCTCGGTGATGGCGGTGCACCACGAGGCGCTGGCCGATCCGACCGGGATGATCACCTCGTTCGCGGACGCCACCGGGATGCACCTGCCGGTGGTGCACACGTCGAACGCGGTACGCGCGCTGCGCGGGACCGCCGAGATGCTGGACGTGGAGGGGCTCGAGGAGTTGTCGGCGCTGGCGCTGAAGTCGACGCCGGGCGCCTCCGGGCTGGTGCTCCTGCCGTATCTGGAGGGTGAGCGGACTCCGCACCTGCCGCACACCGCGGGGACGCTGAGCGGGCTGCGGCGCGAGTCGATGAAGCCGGAGCACCTCGCGCGGGCCGCGTTCGAGGGGATGCTCTGCTCGCTGGCCGACGCGCTGAACGTGCTGCGCGACCGCGGGGTCGAGGTGCGACGGGTGTTCCTGCTGGGCGCGGCGGCCGAGCTGCCGGCCGTCCGGGCGCTCGCGCCGATGCTCCTGGGGACGCAGGTGGTCGTGCCGGAGCCGGCGCAGTACGCGGCGCTGGGTGCGGCCCGGCAGGCGGCCTGGGCGCTCGGGGTCTCGCAGGGGACGCTCGACCCGCGCACTCCCCCGGTCTGGCAGGACGCGGCGGCGCAGGTGCTGGATCCCGGTGAGGAGCTGCCGGTCGGCAAGGCGGTGCGCCAGCAGTACGTGGCGACGCGGGACCAGATCCACCCCGGGGCGTTCGACGCCGCGCACTGA